A stretch of DNA from Bradyrhizobium algeriense:
GGAGAGGATGCCGGTGCCGCGCCCGAAGGTCACGGTCAGTTTCAGCCAGGGAATATCGTTCGGCGTAGCACCGGGCGCGTTGCCGACCGCCTTGCCGACGACGGCGCTAGAGTCGATGTGTTCCCAGTTCGGCCCTGCATAGTGCCGGCCGACGGTCTTGCCGTCGAGCAGCAGGGTTGCGGTCGGCTCGCGGAATGCCCAGGCCAGTTTGCCGTCGCTGGCAGCCTTGCACTCGTAGACCTGCGCGCCTTCAGCGTGAAGGGTGAGCACGATCGCTTCGCCGGGCGCGGCGATGGCGTCGGGAAGCGGCGTCTGGGCGGAGGCGCTCAAAACTGACGCCGACGACAGAAGCAGAGCGAGTGCGGTATTCCGGACAATCGGCATCATGAATCCATGGTGTGGGCCCCGAAGGACCAACACCATTATCAGCCAATTATGCCATCGGCTTGGCGAGGTTGTCCGAAACCTTGCCGAGGAAGCCAGCGCTGGTCGGCGCCGACCAGGAGCGCCGAGCTCCTTGGTCATGTAGCCTTCCTCGACGGCAGCGTCGTATCAGCCCTTGCGCAGG
This window harbors:
- a CDS encoding DUF3455 domain-containing protein, whose protein sequence is MPIVRNTALALLLSSASVLSASAQTPLPDAIAAPGEAIVLTLHAEGAQVYECKAASDGKLAWAFREPTATLLLDGKTVGRHYAGPNWEHIDSSAVVGKAVGNAPGATPNDIPWLKLTVTFGRGTGILSGVTTVQRINTAGGKLEGECEKPGSYRNAPYSADYVFLRKG